The following coding sequences lie in one beta proteobacterium CB genomic window:
- a CDS encoding NAD-dependent epimerase/dehydratase, whose amino-acid sequence MQSFGKSRILIVGCGDIGLRVAKQLARSHRVYALTTQKTRFQELRAVGAIPVLGDLDKPDSLWRLSGLAQTVIHLAPPQNTGHRDCRTRNLLRILAQGSDTVGRLIYVSTTGVYGDHAGGRVSEVTPVNPQSERAKRRVDAENCLRLWAPAHGVALTILRVPGIYAADRLPVERIQAGTPALNRAEDAYSNHIQSDDLARLVCAAVYHGKPQRVINACDGGETKMGDYFDEVADAFGLERPPRLPAEQLEKIVSPMLWSFMRESRRVTNTRLAELKTPLRYPSVAEFLKTISKNP is encoded by the coding sequence ATGCAATCTTTTGGTAAATCTCGAATCCTGATCGTCGGCTGTGGTGACATTGGTCTCCGCGTTGCCAAGCAGCTCGCTCGAAGTCATCGCGTATATGCCTTAACTACCCAGAAAACCCGTTTTCAGGAGTTGAGGGCAGTTGGCGCGATTCCGGTTTTGGGGGATCTGGATAAGCCCGATAGCTTGTGGCGCTTAAGTGGATTAGCGCAAACTGTGATCCACTTAGCACCACCCCAAAATACAGGTCATCGTGATTGCCGAACTCGCAACCTCCTACGAATTTTAGCCCAAGGCTCCGATACGGTTGGGCGCCTGATTTATGTGAGCACTACTGGTGTTTACGGGGATCATGCGGGTGGCAGAGTGAGTGAAGTAACCCCCGTCAACCCCCAAAGCGAGCGAGCCAAGCGAAGAGTGGATGCAGAAAATTGTCTACGTCTATGGGCTCCAGCTCATGGAGTCGCTCTGACCATTCTGCGAGTGCCCGGCATTTATGCTGCTGACCGATTACCAGTGGAGCGCATACAGGCCGGTACACCCGCCTTAAATCGGGCCGAGGACGCTTACTCAAACCACATACAAAGCGATGATTTGGCGAGATTGGTTTGCGCCGCTGTTTATCACGGTAAACCACAGCGCGTCATTAATGCCTGTGACGGCGGCGAAACCAAGATGGGTGATTACTTTGATGAAGTAGCGGATGCTTTTGGTTTAGAGCGACCACCAAGATTGCCGGCTGAGCAGTTAGAAAAAATCGTATCCCCAATGCTGTGGTCTTTTATGCGGGAGTCGCGGCGCGTAACAAATACACGACTAGCAGAATTAAAAACCCCGCTACGCTATCCCAGCGTCGCAGAGTTTTTGAAAACTATTTCCAAGAATCCTTAA
- a CDS encoding Oxidoreductase FAD/NAD(P)-binding domain protein, whose translation MSYQVTLKASGKQFTVQKDETLLEAAFQQGITLPYGCKNGACGSCKGKILEGQVEHGQHSAAALSPADEAAGGTLFCCAYPQSDLLIEAREVQGAGDIAIRKVPCRVNAITKPSTDVVILKLQLPAAERFQFLAGQYLEFLLKDGQRRAYSIANPPDQEGPLELHIRHLPGGLFTDFVFGAKDPALKEKDILRFEGPLGSFFLREDSKKPIIFVAAGTGFAPIKSIIEQMQLKKIHRPIYLYWGGRRPSDLYLDALCQSWARDIPDFKYIPVISDALPEDQWTGRTGFVHQAAITDHPDMSLYQVYACGAPVMVNAARQDFASQCSLPEEEFFADSFTSAADLATN comes from the coding sequence GTGTCTTACCAAGTCACGCTCAAGGCGAGCGGCAAACAATTTACCGTCCAGAAGGATGAAACCCTTCTAGAGGCAGCCTTTCAACAGGGCATCACCCTGCCCTATGGCTGCAAAAATGGCGCTTGCGGGTCTTGTAAGGGCAAGATTCTAGAGGGCCAAGTAGAGCATGGCCAACATAGCGCTGCCGCTTTAAGTCCCGCTGACGAAGCTGCTGGTGGAACCTTATTTTGCTGCGCCTATCCCCAGTCGGACCTTCTCATTGAGGCTCGTGAAGTTCAAGGTGCGGGTGACATCGCCATCCGTAAAGTACCCTGTCGCGTGAATGCCATTACTAAACCCAGCACTGATGTGGTAATTCTCAAACTGCAATTGCCAGCTGCTGAGCGCTTTCAATTTCTGGCGGGGCAGTATTTAGAATTTCTGCTCAAAGATGGGCAGCGCCGCGCCTACTCGATTGCCAACCCCCCCGATCAAGAAGGCCCTCTGGAATTGCATATTCGTCACTTGCCAGGCGGACTCTTTACCGACTTTGTCTTTGGAGCAAAAGACCCCGCCTTAAAAGAAAAAGATATTTTGCGTTTTGAAGGTCCTTTGGGCAGCTTCTTCTTGAGAGAAGATTCCAAAAAACCCATCATCTTTGTTGCAGCAGGTACTGGCTTTGCGCCCATCAAATCCATCATCGAACAAATGCAACTCAAAAAGATCCATCGCCCAATTTACCTGTATTGGGGTGGACGGCGCCCGAGCGACCTCTATCTGGATGCGCTCTGTCAGTCATGGGCAAGGGATATTCCAGACTTCAAATACATCCCCGTTATCTCGGATGCCCTCCCAGAGGATCAGTGGACTGGCCGTACAGGCTTTGTGCACCAAGCTGCGATAACTGACCATCCTGATATGAGTCTTTACCAGGTCTACGCCTGTGGCGCCCCTGTCATGGTCAATGCTGCCCGCCAGGACTTCGCATCTCAGTGCAGCCTGCCTGAAGAGGAATTCTTTGCAGACTCCTTTACCAGCGCTGCTGATCTCGCGACAAACTAG